Proteins encoded in a region of the Sterolibacterium denitrificans genome:
- a CDS encoding mechanosensitive ion channel domain-containing protein, whose protein sequence is MGRILERWNAGHRAPGIDGYPSAPTANLERACLFHEENRNLVPTLLKDLANTGSPLGISFLGCIFFVAATVVVVLIRRATRRLESHLVDITALRFVSALAQVLTYLMGFVLYAHLVPGLRSIGTALLAGVSVASVVMGLAAQSTLSNLIAGFSLVLYRPFSIGDTIRLNAPTGVTSARVKNISLGFTILQDDDGQEIIVPNSVMIGSTIVRLRRARD, encoded by the coding sequence TTGGGACGTATACTGGAGCGCTGGAACGCCGGACATCGGGCGCCGGGCATCGACGGATACCCTTCAGCCCCTACCGCCAACCTCGAACGCGCATGTTTGTTTCACGAAGAGAACCGTAACTTGGTACCCACCCTACTCAAAGATCTGGCAAACACGGGGTCGCCGCTCGGCATATCCTTTCTGGGATGCATCTTTTTCGTGGCAGCCACGGTGGTGGTCGTTTTGATCCGACGCGCCACACGGCGGCTCGAATCTCACCTGGTGGATATCACGGCCCTGCGTTTTGTCAGCGCCCTGGCGCAAGTCCTGACCTACCTGATGGGATTCGTGCTTTACGCCCACCTCGTTCCCGGATTGCGCTCCATCGGCACGGCCTTGCTCGCCGGCGTCAGCGTCGCCTCGGTGGTCATGGGGCTCGCCGCCCAGAGCACCCTCAGCAACCTCATCGCCGGCTTTTCGTTGGTCTTGTATCGTCCATTCAGCATTGGCGACACGATACGGCTCAACGCCCCAACGGGAGTGACCTCCGCCAGGGTCAAAAACATCTCTCTCGGATTTACCATCCTGCAGGATGACGACGGGCAGGAAATCATCGTTCCCAACAGCGTCATGATAGGAAGCACCATCGTAAGGCTGAGGCGGGCGCGCGATTGA
- a CDS encoding tyrosine-type recombinase/integrase, translating to MGETVYRSSGTADRAKAQEYHDRLKAEIWEVKRLGRKPRHSWKEAAGRWLEETSEKATHKEDEKKLQWLHPFLGKLMLDEITRDVIDRVTAAKLKEATKATTNRYLALVRSILRRSCDEWEWLERVPKISLFKETGSRERSLTWEQAKRLLDELPEHQREAVLFALATGLRQGNVLKLEWSQVNLELRHAWIPGWQSKNRRAISVPLNEVALGVLQRQFGKHPARVFTYAGRPLETANTKAWRAALTRAGIENFRWHDLRHTWATWQRQAGTPTHELQHLGGWRTGAMVERYAHVAPDHLANAAGRLDGMLGQVANSVATATNKNGLHNASR from the coding sequence ATGGGAGAAACGGTATATCGCAGCAGTGGGACGGCCGACAGAGCGAAAGCGCAGGAGTATCACGACCGCCTGAAAGCCGAGATATGGGAAGTGAAGAGGCTGGGGCGCAAGCCTCGGCACAGTTGGAAGGAAGCGGCAGGCCGTTGGTTGGAAGAAACTTCCGAAAAGGCGACGCACAAAGAGGACGAGAAAAAGCTGCAATGGCTGCATCCGTTTCTCGGTAAGCTGATGCTCGATGAAATTACGCGTGACGTGATTGATCGGGTGACAGCGGCGAAGCTCAAGGAAGCGACGAAAGCCACGACCAATCGCTATTTGGCGCTGGTACGATCTATTCTGCGTCGCTCATGCGACGAATGGGAATGGCTCGAACGAGTGCCGAAGATTTCGCTCTTTAAGGAAACAGGAAGTCGCGAACGCTCGCTGACGTGGGAGCAGGCAAAACGGTTGCTGGACGAGCTGCCAGAGCATCAGCGCGAAGCTGTGCTGTTTGCGCTGGCAACGGGATTACGTCAGGGCAACGTCCTGAAGCTCGAATGGTCGCAGGTGAATCTTGAACTGCGTCATGCCTGGATTCCGGGCTGGCAGTCGAAGAACCGGCGCGCTATCTCGGTGCCGCTCAATGAAGTGGCATTGGGTGTGCTGCAACGGCAATTCGGCAAACATCCGGCGCGGGTTTTTACCTACGCTGGCAGACCACTCGAGACTGCCAACACAAAAGCTTGGCGTGCCGCACTCACGCGGGCGGGAATCGAGAATTTCCGCTGGCACGATCTGCGGCACACGTGGGCGACATGGCAGCGCCAGGCTGGAACGCCAACCCATGAATTGCAGCATCTTGGGGGCTGGCGAACCGGGGCGATGGTCGAACGCTATGCACATGTAGCGCCCGACCATTTGGCGAACGCGGCAGGACGGTTGGATGGCATGCTGGGGCAAGTTGCAAATTCGGTAGCAACCGCCACAAACAAAAACGGCCTGCATAACGCAAGCCGTTGA
- a CDS encoding helix-turn-helix domain-containing protein, with product MDTLDTRQAADFLRIHPVTLHGKTRKGEIPGAKIGRRWVYLRVDLIAYVRAQYALRVSQGDRQENYGCHLSGAKTLPVGGSNSPSWEKRYIAAVGRPTERKRRSITTA from the coding sequence GTGGATACCCTCGACACAAGGCAAGCGGCGGACTTTCTGCGAATTCATCCGGTCACCCTGCACGGCAAGACGCGCAAGGGTGAAATACCCGGCGCGAAGATCGGCAGGCGTTGGGTCTATCTGCGGGTTGATCTGATAGCCTATGTACGCGCACAATATGCGCTGCGCGTGTCGCAGGGTGACAGACAGGAGAATTACGGATGTCACTTATCAGGCGCAAAAACTCTCCCAGTTGGTGGGTCAAATTCACCGTCATGGGAGAAACGGTATATCGCAGCAGTGGGACGGCCGACAGAGCGAAAGCGCAGGAGTATCACGACCGCCTGA
- a CDS encoding CocE/NonD family hydrolase → MRVKLRVARIGALACLVVGLLTACNGDSDSDGGAGAGSAGSSVSVVAPSYPGPGASSGATTTLGTRALTSQNNPAITSNGAAKWRNYTRAAEYPNIVKLPLQFITTRTGQKLGVLVALPADENGNAIADTFPVILTQNAYRIDLGNALSSLLPPASTLGIGGADKFMIRRGYVSVTVDSLGSGVSDGKLDLFGPLEQAAYADAVDWVLQQPWSNGKIGVAGTSYLGISSLFTAAQQHPSIKAAFVNVPMGDPWRDTIGTGGMLNAWFISNWLPLTQALSVFNDLAISTYPQYADQIRAATQEHIAAIDDVLLPLIDNALSGVVGYATDDGDFWSVRSPIEQARNIQVPTFVIGSSSDIFQRNEPLLYEQLKRNVAAKMLIVPGAHAESILAALLNSNNPLENGAPAATGLLLQWFDKYLKDIDSGAEKQPTVTQYVAGLSATGLPRYLTASDWPHPQAVPQRLYLHGDMTLSTSAPEGNEAVHTLREPPAPVVKSGANRAGTLLRGWLIPSDSSEKSISWLQWSLGFVLPLFDWYRESDTVEKAQSALNYETGTMTSDYYINGPIQADIWMSSTATEAALSVRVDDVGADGVARPITNGLMSAAFRAVDTTRSRYLRGEMIQPWHPYTIASKQLLVPGQAVKVPVEIFPAAAVIKQGHKLRISISSSNQAQGVWNYPSQSLANGGVTTIYNDVSRPSSVVLPVLPSNLLK, encoded by the coding sequence GTGCGTGTAAAACTCAGGGTTGCGCGTATCGGCGCATTGGCGTGCTTAGTCGTTGGTTTGCTGACTGCCTGTAATGGCGATTCCGATTCGGACGGCGGCGCGGGGGCGGGCTCGGCCGGTTCGAGCGTCAGCGTCGTCGCGCCATCCTATCCGGGTCCCGGCGCTTCGAGCGGTGCGACGACGACGCTCGGCACCCGCGCCCTGACCAGCCAGAACAACCCCGCCATCACCAGCAACGGCGCCGCGAAATGGCGCAACTACACGCGCGCCGCCGAGTATCCGAACATCGTCAAGCTGCCGCTGCAGTTCATCACCACGCGCACCGGCCAGAAGCTCGGGGTGCTGGTGGCGCTGCCGGCCGATGAAAACGGCAATGCCATCGCCGACACCTTTCCGGTCATCCTCACCCAGAATGCCTATCGTATCGACCTCGGCAATGCGCTGTCCTCGCTCCTGCCCCCGGCGAGCACGCTGGGTATCGGCGGCGCCGACAAGTTCATGATCCGCCGCGGTTACGTTTCGGTGACGGTGGATTCGCTCGGCTCGGGCGTTTCCGACGGCAAGCTGGACCTGTTCGGGCCGCTCGAACAGGCCGCCTACGCCGATGCCGTCGATTGGGTGCTCCAGCAGCCCTGGTCGAACGGCAAGATCGGCGTTGCCGGCACCTCCTATCTCGGCATCAGTTCGCTGTTCACCGCGGCCCAGCAGCATCCCTCGATCAAGGCCGCTTTCGTCAACGTCCCGATGGGCGACCCCTGGCGCGACACCATCGGCACCGGCGGCATGCTCAATGCCTGGTTCATCTCCAACTGGCTGCCGCTGACGCAGGCCCTCAGCGTGTTCAACGACCTGGCGATTTCCACGTATCCGCAATACGCCGACCAGATCCGGGCCGCGACGCAGGAGCATATCGCCGCCATCGACGATGTGCTCCTGCCGCTCATCGACAATGCGCTGAGCGGCGTGGTCGGCTACGCCACCGACGACGGCGATTTCTGGAGCGTCCGCTCGCCGATCGAACAGGCGCGCAACATTCAGGTGCCGACCTTCGTCATCGGTTCATCGAGCGACATCTTCCAGCGCAACGAGCCGCTGCTCTACGAGCAGCTCAAGCGCAACGTCGCCGCCAAGATGCTGATCGTGCCCGGCGCTCACGCGGAGTCGATCCTCGCGGCGCTGCTCAATAGCAACAACCCGCTCGAGAATGGCGCGCCGGCCGCGACCGGCCTGCTGCTGCAATGGTTCGACAAATACCTGAAGGACATCGACAGCGGGGCCGAGAAACAGCCGACCGTCACCCAGTATGTCGCCGGCCTCAGCGCGACGGGCCTGCCGCGCTACCTCACCGCCAGCGACTGGCCGCATCCGCAAGCCGTGCCGCAACGTCTGTATCTGCATGGCGACATGACCCTGAGTACGAGCGCGCCGGAGGGCAATGAGGCCGTTCATACCCTCCGCGAGCCGCCCGCGCCGGTCGTCAAATCCGGCGCCAACCGCGCGGGGACGCTGCTGCGCGGCTGGCTGATTCCCAGCGACAGCAGCGAGAAATCCATAAGCTGGCTGCAATGGAGCCTCGGTTTCGTCTTGCCCCTGTTCGACTGGTACAGGGAAAGCGATACCGTCGAGAAGGCCCAGAGCGCGCTCAACTACGAGACCGGCACGATGACTTCCGATTACTACATCAACGGCCCGATCCAGGCCGACATCTGGATGTCTTCGACCGCTACCGAGGCGGCGCTCTCGGTTCGCGTCGACGACGTCGGCGCCGACGGCGTGGCGCGGCCGATCACCAACGGCCTGATGTCGGCCGCCTTCCGCGCCGTCGACACCACTCGTTCGCGCTACCTGCGCGGCGAGATGATCCAGCCCTGGCATCCTTACACGATCGCCTCGAAGCAACTGCTGGTGCCCGGCCAGGCCGTCAAGGTGCCGGTCGAAATCTTCCCCGCCGCCGCCGTCATCAAGCAGGGCCACAAGTTGCGCATCTCGATCAGTTCCAGCAACCAGGCGCAGGGCGTCTGGAACTACCCGTCGCAATCCCTGGCCAATGGCGGCGTGACCACGATCTACAACGACGTCAGCCGGCCGTCGAGCGTCGTGCTGCCGGTGCTGCCAAGCAATTTGTTGAAATAA
- a CDS encoding TIGR03617 family F420-dependent LLM class oxidoreductase, whose product MLEIFAPTPENLGLESIGAYAQRVEAMGFDGLFVPDAVHDGLLLACQALAATKRLRVGTSVLVAPPRSPMNVALAAWDLQRMSGGRFELGLGTQIRQNIEERYSARWLPPAAGMREYIGALRAIFHSFRTREPLHFVGEHYRFTRLQPFFNPGPLAVDIADPPIMLGAVGPKMLELAGAAADGLHTHPTNTSTRYLREAIGPHLAAGQAQRNPALGPFKVCANELVASGPDDAGVARERERFRGILAFLFSTPAYWPSLELFGWHELGPRLQRLTRENRWQEMADALSDTVLDEFLVCGRYDELPEALHVRFAGLVDRITLTVTDDTTHDAALAAALPAIRQGWRNRHGRRRIE is encoded by the coding sequence ATGCTCGAAATCTTCGCTCCCACCCCGGAAAACCTCGGTCTCGAATCCATCGGCGCCTATGCCCAACGCGTCGAGGCGATGGGTTTCGACGGCCTGTTCGTGCCCGATGCCGTGCATGACGGCCTGCTGCTGGCCTGCCAGGCGCTGGCCGCCACGAAGCGGCTGCGCGTCGGAACCTCGGTGCTGGTGGCCCCGCCGCGCAGCCCGATGAACGTCGCGCTGGCGGCCTGGGACTTGCAGCGCATGTCGGGCGGACGCTTCGAGCTGGGGCTGGGCACGCAGATCCGCCAGAACATCGAGGAGCGCTATTCGGCGCGCTGGCTGCCGCCCGCCGCCGGCATGCGCGAATACATCGGCGCGCTGCGCGCCATCTTCCACAGCTTCCGCACGCGCGAGCCGCTGCACTTCGTCGGCGAGCATTACCGCTTCACGCGCCTGCAACCCTTCTTCAATCCCGGCCCGCTCGCGGTCGACATTGCCGATCCGCCCATCATGCTCGGTGCGGTCGGGCCGAAGATGCTGGAACTCGCCGGTGCCGCCGCCGATGGCCTGCACACCCATCCGACCAACACCTCGACGCGCTACCTGCGCGAAGCCATCGGGCCGCACCTCGCCGCCGGCCAGGCGCAGCGCAACCCGGCGCTCGGCCCATTCAAGGTCTGCGCCAACGAACTGGTCGCCAGCGGCCCCGACGACGCCGGCGTGGCGCGCGAGCGCGAACGCTTTCGCGGCATCCTGGCCTTCCTGTTCTCGACGCCGGCCTACTGGCCGAGCCTGGAGCTGTTCGGCTGGCACGAACTCGGCCCGCGATTGCAGCGCCTGACGCGCGAAAACCGCTGGCAGGAGATGGCCGACGCGCTGAGCGACACGGTGCTCGATGAATTCCTCGTCTGCGGCCGTTATGACGAGTTGCCGGAAGCCCTGCACGTGCGCTTTGCCGGTCTCGTCGACCGCATCACCCTGACGGTGACCGACGACACGACCCACGATGCGGCGCTGGCGGCGGCGCTACCGGCCATCCGGCAAGGCTGGCGGAACCGACACGGGCGGCGGCGCATCGAATAA
- a CDS encoding AraC family transcriptional regulator, with protein sequence MTGASVAAGYARLLSDYLRGQTQGASLSAGQAAWIEAIDASAANAASDAHAPTSRAEWLAMIAALGEQADDPALPLKIGAAFQLRHLGLAGHVLINCTTLGEAGRQVVRYNRLMGDVGNSQLVRRGDWVEDIFQWPEAGAPPAALEQLWAAATVTLGRWLSGRDDLTWQAHFRFARPRDLTEYERIFGIAPRFGQPVTKLVFPASVLDLSIATGNPELRVIAEAQAASALKALDSEPEILRRTRRAIEQRLGSEHAALDDIAALLGMSGRTLHRRLAECGCNFRELADAVRRARAERCLRDPTIPLAEIAFLLGYREQSNFQHAFKRWTGQTPGEFRARLGQ encoded by the coding sequence ATGACGGGCGCGTCCGTCGCCGCCGGGTACGCCCGCCTGCTGTCCGACTATCTGCGCGGACAGACGCAGGGCGCGTCGTTGAGCGCCGGGCAGGCCGCGTGGATCGAAGCCATCGACGCCAGCGCGGCCAACGCGGCCAGCGATGCGCACGCGCCGACGTCGCGCGCCGAATGGCTGGCGATGATCGCCGCGCTGGGCGAGCAGGCCGACGACCCTGCGCTGCCGCTCAAGATCGGCGCGGCCTTTCAGTTGCGCCATCTCGGCCTGGCCGGCCATGTGCTGATCAATTGCACCACGCTGGGCGAGGCCGGCCGCCAGGTGGTGCGCTACAACCGGCTCATGGGCGATGTCGGCAACTCGCAACTGGTGCGGCGCGGCGACTGGGTCGAAGACATTTTCCAATGGCCGGAGGCCGGCGCGCCGCCGGCAGCGCTCGAACAGCTCTGGGCGGCGGCCACCGTGACGCTGGGACGCTGGCTGAGCGGTCGCGACGATCTGACCTGGCAAGCGCATTTCCGCTTCGCGCGGCCGCGCGATCTGACCGAATACGAACGCATCTTCGGCATCGCGCCGCGCTTCGGCCAGCCCGTTACCAAGCTGGTGTTTCCCGCCAGCGTACTCGACCTGTCGATCGCCACCGGCAACCCGGAACTGCGCGTCATCGCCGAAGCGCAGGCCGCCTCCGCGCTCAAGGCGCTGGACAGCGAACCGGAAATCCTGCGCCGCACGCGGCGGGCCATCGAGCAGCGGCTCGGCAGCGAACACGCCGCGCTCGACGACATCGCCGCCCTGCTCGGCATGTCCGGACGCACGCTGCATCGCCGCCTCGCCGAGTGCGGCTGCAACTTCCGCGAACTCGCCGACGCCGTGCGTCGCGCACGCGCGGAGCGTTGCCTGCGCGATCCGACGATCCCGCTCGCCGAAATCGCCTTCCTGCTCGGCTACCGGGAGCAGAGCAATTTCCAGCATGCCTTCAAGCGCTGGACGGGACAGACGCCAGGCGAATTCCGCGCCAGACTAGGTCAATGA
- a CDS encoding amino acid aminotransferase has translation MTAPTPSALFAAVEMAPRDPILGLNEAYNADTRSNKVNLGVGVFFDDDGKIPLLRAVQAAEKARLAAMPARGYQPIEGLAAYNQAVQKLLFGADSQLLAAGRVLTVEALGGTGALKVGADYLKRLLPGSKVYISDPSWENHRALFEAAGFPVETYPYYDAATRGVNFAALKAGLGELPAGAIIVLHACCHNPTGADLGVAQWRELVDICAARRLVPFLDMAYQGFADGVEADAVAPRLFADSGLSFFVSSSFSKSFSLYGERVGALSIVTAGKEEAARVLSQVKRVIRTNYSNPPTHGGAVVAAVLNDPALRQQWDEELAGMRERIRAMRSSLLAKLQERGVQQDFSFITQQRGMFSYTGLTAAQVERLKDEFGIYAVSTGRICLAALNTRNIDYVADAIATVVKG, from the coding sequence ATGACTGCTCCGACGCCTTCCGCACTGTTTGCCGCCGTTGAAATGGCCCCGCGCGATCCCATCCTGGGCCTGAACGAAGCCTACAACGCCGATACCCGCAGCAACAAGGTGAATCTGGGGGTGGGCGTGTTCTTCGATGATGACGGCAAGATTCCGCTGCTGAGGGCGGTGCAGGCGGCTGAAAAGGCGCGCCTGGCCGCCATGCCGGCGCGCGGCTATCAGCCGATCGAAGGTCTGGCCGCTTACAACCAGGCCGTGCAGAAGCTGCTGTTCGGCGCGGATTCGCAACTGCTCGCCGCCGGCCGCGTGCTGACCGTCGAGGCGCTCGGCGGCACCGGCGCGCTGAAGGTCGGTGCCGACTATCTCAAGCGTCTGCTGCCCGGCAGCAAGGTCTACATCAGCGATCCGAGCTGGGAAAACCACCGCGCCCTGTTCGAAGCGGCGGGCTTCCCGGTCGAAACCTATCCCTATTACGATGCGGCCACGCGCGGCGTGAATTTCGCCGCCCTGAAAGCCGGGCTCGGCGAGTTGCCCGCTGGCGCGATCATCGTCCTGCACGCTTGCTGCCATAACCCGACCGGCGCCGATCTCGGCGTGGCGCAGTGGCGTGAGTTGGTCGACATCTGCGCCGCGCGCCGTCTGGTGCCTTTCCTCGACATGGCGTATCAGGGCTTTGCCGATGGCGTCGAAGCCGATGCCGTCGCGCCGCGGCTGTTCGCCGATTCCGGCCTGTCCTTCTTCGTTTCCAGCTCGTTCTCGAAATCCTTCTCGCTGTATGGCGAGCGCGTCGGCGCGCTGTCCATCGTCACCGCCGGCAAGGAAGAGGCTGCGCGCGTGCTGAGCCAGGTCAAGCGCGTCATCCGCACCAACTATTCGAATCCGCCGACCCACGGCGGCGCCGTCGTGGCCGCCGTGCTCAACGATCCGGCGCTGCGCCAGCAGTGGGACGAGGAACTCGCCGGCATGCGCGAGCGCATCCGCGCCATGCGTTCCAGCCTGCTCGCCAAGCTGCAGGAACGCGGCGTGCAGCAGGACTTCTCCTTCATCACCCAGCAGCGCGGCATGTTTTCCTACACCGGCCTGACCGCAGCCCAGGTCGAGCGCCTGAAGGATGAGTTCGGCATCTACGCCGTCTCCACCGGCCGCATCTGCCTGGCCGCGCTGAACACGCGCAACATCGACTACGTCGCCGACGCCATCGCCACGGTGGTGAAAGGCTGA
- the uvrB gene encoding excinuclease ABC subunit UvrB: protein MPHDVQTFPDSPYRLHLPFQPAGDQPAAIAQLVEGINDGLMYQTLLGVTGSGKTFTMANVIARTGRPAIVMAPNKTLAAQLYAEFREFFPENAVEYFVSYYDYYQPEAYVPSRDLFIEKDSSINEHIEQMRLSATKALLERRDCVIVASVSCIYGIGDPVDYHSMILHLREGEKQSQRDIIRRLTEMQYERNETDFHRGIYRVRGDVIDVFPAENAEQALRIELFDDEVESLTLFDPLTGHTRQKLGRFTVYPASHYVTPRATVLQAIERIKDELRSRIEYFQREQKLVECQRIETRTRFDLEMLDQLGFCKGIENYSRHLSGRQPGEAPPTLIDYLPQQALMFIDESHVTVPQIGGMYKGDRARKENLVDYGFRLPSALDNRPLRFDEFERLMPQTIFVSATPAEYEEKHQGQVVEQVVRPTGLVDPVLIVRPAMTQVDDLLGEIKLRIAAGERVLVTTLTKRLAEQLTEFFADNGIKARYLHSDVETVERVEIIRDLRLGVFDVLIGINLLREGLDIPEVSLVAILDADKEGFLRSTRSLIQTIGRAARHIHGTAILYADRVTDSMRRAMDEAERRRAKQLAFNAAHGITPQGVVKRIKDIIDGVYEAANEPQMLKAAQQQARYEAMNEKELAREIKRLEKAMQEHARNLEFEQAAAARDELFRLRQLAFGADVHGE from the coding sequence ATGCCCCACGATGTCCAGACTTTTCCCGACAGCCCCTATCGTCTGCATCTGCCTTTCCAGCCGGCCGGCGATCAGCCGGCGGCCATTGCGCAACTGGTGGAAGGCATCAATGACGGCCTGATGTACCAGACTCTGCTCGGCGTGACCGGCTCGGGCAAGACCTTCACCATGGCCAACGTCATCGCCCGCACCGGACGGCCGGCCATCGTCATGGCGCCGAACAAGACGCTGGCCGCACAGCTCTACGCCGAGTTCCGAGAGTTCTTTCCGGAAAACGCCGTCGAGTACTTCGTCTCCTACTACGACTACTACCAGCCCGAGGCCTACGTGCCCTCGCGCGACCTGTTCATCGAGAAGGATTCGAGCATCAACGAACACATCGAGCAGATGCGCCTGTCGGCCACCAAGGCGCTGCTGGAGCGGCGCGACTGCGTGATCGTCGCCTCGGTGTCCTGCATCTACGGCATCGGCGATCCGGTCGATTATCACAGCATGATCCTGCACCTGCGCGAGGGCGAGAAGCAGTCGCAGCGCGACATCATCCGCCGCCTCACCGAGATGCAGTACGAGCGCAACGAGACGGATTTCCACCGCGGCATCTACCGCGTGCGCGGCGACGTGATCGACGTCTTCCCGGCGGAAAACGCCGAACAGGCGCTGCGCATCGAGTTGTTCGACGACGAGGTCGAATCGCTGACGCTGTTCGACCCGCTCACTGGCCATACGCGCCAGAAGCTCGGCCGCTTCACCGTCTACCCGGCCAGCCACTACGTCACGCCGCGCGCCACGGTGCTGCAGGCGATCGAACGCATCAAGGACGAACTGCGCAGCCGCATCGAATATTTCCAGCGCGAACAGAAACTCGTCGAATGCCAGCGCATCGAGACGCGCACCCGCTTCGATCTGGAAATGCTCGACCAGCTCGGCTTCTGCAAGGGCATCGAGAACTACTCGCGCCACCTCTCCGGCCGCCAGCCGGGCGAAGCGCCGCCCACGCTGATCGACTACCTGCCGCAGCAGGCGCTGATGTTCATCGACGAGAGCCACGTCACCGTGCCGCAGATCGGCGGCATGTACAAGGGCGACCGCGCGCGCAAGGAGAACCTCGTCGATTACGGCTTCCGCCTGCCCTCCGCGCTCGACAACCGGCCGCTGCGCTTCGACGAGTTCGAGCGCCTGATGCCGCAAACCATCTTCGTCTCGGCCACGCCCGCCGAATACGAGGAAAAGCACCAGGGCCAGGTCGTCGAACAGGTGGTGCGGCCGACCGGCCTGGTCGACCCGGTGCTCATCGTTCGCCCGGCGATGACCCAGGTCGACGATCTGCTCGGCGAAATCAAGCTGCGCATCGCCGCCGGCGAGCGCGTGCTGGTGACCACGCTGACCAAGCGCCTGGCCGAACAGCTCACCGAGTTCTTCGCCGACAACGGCATCAAGGCGCGCTACCTGCACTCCGACGTGGAAACGGTAGAACGGGTGGAAATCATCCGAGACCTGCGCCTCGGCGTGTTCGACGTGCTGATCGGCATCAACCTGCTGCGCGAGGGCCTCGACATCCCGGAAGTCTCGCTGGTCGCCATCCTCGACGCCGACAAGGAAGGCTTCCTGCGCTCGACCCGCTCGCTGATCCAGACCATCGGCCGCGCCGCCCGCCACATTCACGGCACCGCCATCCTCTACGCCGACCGCGTGACCGACTCGATGCGGCGCGCCATGGACGAGGCCGAGCGCCGCCGCGCCAAGCAGCTCGCTTTCAACGCCGCGCACGGCATCACGCCGCAGGGCGTGGTCAAACGCATCAAGGACATCATCGACGGCGTGTATGAGGCCGCCAACGAACCGCAGATGCTCAAGGCCGCGCAGCAGCAGGCACGCTACGAAGCGATGAACGAAAAGGAGCTGGCGCGCGAAATCAAGCGCCTGGAAAAAGCCATGCAGGAACATGCCAGAAACCTGGAATTCGAGCAAGCCGCCGCCGCCCGCGACGAGCTGTTCCGCCTGCGCCAGCTGGCGTTTGGCGCGGATGTGCACGGAGAGTAA
- a CDS encoding DUF4166 domain-containing protein: protein MPSLLGILQAQLPGKLFFILYAIAIGLAFLLVQMALGLRPQLSVEVAETAKAAYGQSTLTRVDCPAALDRLAALMDGECTYEDRADGVQAHSGSLIMKSLMHCALGDDGWARLPASLQAHYQLGPNVDVGHMDIEFPVWMKPYLWLLHRFGALLPRSGKQIPTRVEKDVVADCQYWRRTMQFPDGKRVTFNSHWIAAEGNRLIEFVNPVMGLEMAVRVEGNHLRYEGVRFVLKLGRFVVGLPEWMILGHTTIVECGLPGNGFAMDFRLTHPVFGQVFRYAGTFTTQIRQP from the coding sequence ATGCCGTCGCTCCTGGGCATTCTGCAGGCGCAATTGCCAGGCAAGCTATTTTTCATCCTCTACGCCATCGCCATCGGTCTGGCTTTCCTGCTGGTGCAGATGGCCCTCGGCTTGCGGCCGCAATTGTCCGTCGAGGTCGCGGAAACGGCGAAGGCAGCCTACGGGCAGTCGACGCTGACGCGCGTCGATTGCCCGGCCGCGCTCGACCGCCTGGCTGCCCTGATGGATGGCGAATGCACCTACGAGGATCGGGCTGATGGTGTTCAAGCACATTCCGGGAGTCTCATCATGAAAAGTCTCATGCACTGCGCGCTGGGCGACGACGGCTGGGCCCGGCTTCCTGCGTCGCTGCAAGCGCATTACCAGCTTGGCCCCAACGTCGATGTTGGCCATATGGATATCGAGTTCCCCGTCTGGATGAAGCCGTATCTCTGGCTGCTGCATCGATTCGGAGCACTTCTTCCCCGTTCCGGGAAACAGATCCCGACACGAGTCGAGAAGGATGTCGTAGCCGATTGCCAGTATTGGCGGAGGACAATGCAATTTCCGGACGGGAAGCGAGTCACCTTCAACAGCCATTGGATTGCTGCGGAGGGGAATCGCCTGATCGAGTTCGTGAATCCGGTGATGGGGTTGGAAATGGCGGTTCGGGTGGAGGGAAACCACCTGCGCTACGAAGGCGTGCGCTTCGTATTGAAGCTGGGGCGTTTTGTGGTCGGGCTCCCCGAATGGATGATCCTCGGTCACACGACCATCGTTGAATGCGGCCTGCCAGGAAACGGATTTGCCATGGACTTTCGGCTGACGCATCCAGTTTTCGGGCAGGTCTTCCGATACGCCGGAACATTCACTACCCAGATCCGTCAGCCTTAG